In the Sediminibacter sp. Hel_I_10 genome, one interval contains:
- a CDS encoding TonB-dependent receptor, whose amino-acid sequence MKLKQLIFLPVFILMGLLTQAQVSGTVIAQVDGMPLPGVTIVVSGTTQGTATDFDGNYTLENVDPNAILVFSYIGYKTQEVQINGRSVVNVEMNEDAAALDEIIVTGYSTERKVDVTGAITVVELGPAEAVSMSSGSSVQALQGRVSGLFIQKNGGDPTGINNNVLIRGATTLGDNNPLYVIDGVPTVRQEIFAGLNPSTIESVQVLKDASASSLYGARAGNGVIIVTTKNSAKSGGEEKIKVSINSNVSVLSEKKQRYDMLNAQQRGEVLWQASVNDGADPNGGYGEIYNFDWNGDFNNPVLNGVTVQPFVGGDTSVPSGDTDWQDELYQTGYVYNNEISVSGGTDKSFHLLNIGHLRNTGILKFTGYERISAKLNSNFNFLDNRIRLGINTQFTTSDETLASRDVGSAPTPGLGITLAPTLPVYDANGNYAGPLGAGYSDRNNPLLMQDINQDDNTERTNIFGNIYVEFDIVKNLTFRSSLGLDYGDFKRRDIERRVFNGFITRADNRLIESSSKFSSVVFSNTLNYQLELGEDHKIGVLLGTEAIKTDFTGVSATANTFAVETESFFQLNAATGARTNSGSSTGSRLLSQFGKVNYAFQDRYLASFTLRRDGSSRFGPENRYGVFPAASVGWRIDNENFWKENDIVNALKFRAGYGEVGNQTIGDVSRFGLFETRYGPNEVQFTDGFFEIYNNVGTAYDLNGNNGGTLPSGFVSIQAANPALKWETTREINVGVDFTLFNNNIKGSFDYFTRETSDILTTPPIASVIGEGQLRVLNGATTETRGWELSLGYSKEFNNGLRVGISTNFGAFNDEITALPAEVVSSYPGTIDNSIIGHSQFSIFGYKTDGLFQSQADIDSSPTQVGARPGGLKFQDLNGDGVIDGDDRDFIGTTLPDLEYGVRIDLNYKNFDLSVFGSGVTGRIGQDPYIFWNNFVQGRENGGVGLLDAWTPTNTGSSIPSLSLAFNDQRTSDYLFRKNSYFKLRNLQFGYTLPDNITSKLGMTNLRIYFQGENLFWFTPKDYIGADPERTDVNSIPVPTTLSLGLNINF is encoded by the coding sequence ATGAAATTAAAACAACTCATATTTTTACCTGTATTCATTCTTATGGGCTTATTGACTCAAGCACAGGTTAGCGGTACTGTTATCGCGCAAGTGGACGGTATGCCTTTGCCCGGTGTTACTATCGTTGTGTCAGGCACCACTCAAGGTACCGCCACAGATTTTGATGGTAATTATACTTTGGAAAATGTTGATCCAAATGCAATATTGGTTTTTAGCTACATAGGTTATAAAACTCAAGAAGTACAAATTAACGGACGTTCTGTAGTGAACGTTGAAATGAATGAAGATGCAGCGGCACTTGACGAAATTATTGTTACAGGATATTCTACAGAGAGAAAAGTTGATGTCACTGGAGCAATTACCGTCGTAGAACTTGGACCTGCAGAAGCCGTAAGCATGAGTTCTGGTAGTTCAGTACAGGCATTACAAGGGCGTGTTTCAGGTTTGTTCATCCAAAAGAATGGAGGAGACCCAACAGGAATTAACAATAATGTTTTAATTCGTGGTGCTACTACATTAGGTGATAACAATCCGCTGTATGTTATAGATGGAGTGCCTACTGTAAGGCAGGAGATTTTTGCAGGGTTAAATCCAAGTACTATTGAATCCGTTCAAGTGCTGAAGGATGCTTCAGCTTCTTCACTATATGGTGCACGAGCTGGTAATGGTGTTATTATTGTTACCACAAAAAATAGTGCTAAATCAGGAGGAGAAGAAAAAATAAAAGTAAGCATAAACTCCAATGTATCAGTGCTGTCAGAAAAAAAACAACGCTATGATATGCTTAATGCACAACAAAGAGGTGAGGTATTATGGCAAGCTTCAGTAAACGATGGAGCGGATCCTAATGGTGGTTACGGTGAGATTTATAACTTTGATTGGAATGGTGATTTTAATAATCCTGTATTAAATGGTGTTACTGTACAGCCTTTCGTAGGTGGAGACACCTCTGTGCCTTCTGGTGATACTGATTGGCAAGATGAACTTTATCAAACAGGTTATGTTTATAACAATGAAATCTCCGTTTCTGGAGGTACAGATAAGTCTTTTCATTTATTAAATATTGGACACTTAAGAAACACAGGGATTTTAAAATTTACAGGGTATGAAAGAATTTCAGCAAAATTAAACTCAAACTTTAATTTTTTAGACAATAGGATACGTTTAGGTATTAATACTCAATTTACAACATCAGATGAAACCTTGGCTTCTCGAGATGTTGGTAGTGCACCAACTCCAGGGTTGGGTATCACTTTGGCACCAACCTTACCCGTTTACGATGCCAATGGAAATTATGCAGGACCATTAGGAGCTGGTTATTCTGATAGGAATAACCCCCTTTTAATGCAAGATATAAATCAAGATGATAATACGGAAAGGACAAACATCTTCGGAAATATTTATGTAGAATTTGACATCGTGAAGAATCTAACTTTTAGATCAAGTTTAGGACTGGATTATGGGGATTTCAAAAGAAGAGATATTGAACGCAGAGTTTTCAATGGCTTTATAACACGTGCTGATAACAGACTTATAGAGAGCTCCAGTAAGTTTTCAAGTGTTGTATTCAGTAATACATTGAACTATCAATTAGAACTTGGAGAGGACCACAAAATAGGCGTTTTATTGGGCACAGAAGCAATAAAAACTGATTTTACAGGAGTCAGCGCTACCGCAAATACTTTCGCAGTAGAAACAGAGTCATTCTTTCAACTAAATGCAGCAACAGGCGCACGCACAAATTCAGGCTCATCGACAGGTAGTAGATTATTGTCACAGTTTGGGAAAGTGAATTATGCTTTTCAAGATAGATATTTAGCGTCTTTCACCCTTCGTAGAGACGGGTCATCAAGATTTGGTCCTGAAAACAGATATGGTGTTTTTCCAGCAGCCAGTGTTGGTTGGAGAATAGACAATGAAAATTTTTGGAAAGAGAACGATATTGTCAATGCGTTAAAATTTAGAGCAGGTTACGGCGAAGTTGGTAACCAGACTATTGGGGATGTGTCGCGATTTGGACTATTTGAAACTAGATATGGGCCTAATGAGGTTCAGTTCACTGATGGTTTTTTCGAGATCTATAACAACGTTGGTACTGCATATGATTTAAATGGAAATAACGGTGGCACTTTACCTTCGGGATTTGTATCAATACAGGCAGCAAATCCTGCTTTAAAATGGGAAACTACCAGAGAGATAAATGTTGGTGTTGATTTTACATTGTTCAATAATAATATAAAGGGGTCCTTTGATTATTTTACGAGAGAAACGAGTGATATCCTAACGACTCCTCCTATCGCTTCAGTAATTGGAGAAGGTCAATTGAGAGTATTAAATGGCGCAACCACCGAAACAAGAGGTTGGGAATTATCACTCGGGTATTCTAAAGAATTCAATAATGGTCTAAGGGTAGGAATATCAACAAATTTTGGAGCATTTAATGATGAAATCACAGCATTACCTGCTGAAGTGGTATCATCTTATCCTGGTACTATCGATAATTCTATCATTGGACACTCCCAATTTTCAATCTTCGGATATAAAACAGATGGATTATTTCAAAGTCAAGCAGATATAGATTCGAGTCCTACTCAAGTTGGTGCTAGACCTGGAGGCTTAAAATTTCAAGATTTGAATGGTGACGGCGTTATAGATGGTGATGATCGCGATTTTATAGGTACGACTTTGCCAGATTTAGAGTATGGCGTTAGAATCGATTTGAATTATAAGAATTTTGATTTGTCAGTGTTTGGGTCGGGCGTTACAGGAAGAATTGGTCAAGATCCTTATATTTTCTGGAATAACTTTGTTCAGGGTAGAGAAAATGGAGGAGTTGGTTTATTAGACGCTTGGACACCTACTAATACGGGTTCTTCAATTCCATCTTTATCATTAGCGTTCAATGACCAAAGAACATCAGACTATTTGTTTAGAAAGAATTCCTATTTTAAATTAAGAAACCTTCAATTTGGCTATACATTACCTGATAACATTACTTCAAAGTTGGGAATGACTAACTTAAGAATTTACTTTCAAGGAGAGAATCTGTTTTGGTTCACCCCAAAAGATTATATAGGTGCCGATCCTGAAAGAACGGACGTTAATAGTATTCCAGTGCCTACAACCTTATCCTTGGGGCTTAACATTAACTTTTAA
- a CDS encoding RagB/SusD family nutrient uptake outer membrane protein has protein sequence MKNIKIITIGILVTFLVAACSEDFLEYEPEGVLSNENVATAENAEALVVAAYAGIANDDMVGPLTSMWVYGSVRSDDAYKGGGGRGDVDIIDRYEQYNLTIADDPSDFMGPRTWTNYYKAISRANFALDVINSIPDAEYPDKALRQAELRFLRAHSHFILKTLFKKIPYITEGLSQEEILQISNDVDNDDLWNTIAEDFLFAYDNLPQAQDQVGRADRNAAAAYLAKLRLYQAYEQSPTHQVTNINAARLQEVIDYANEVTSSLEPDYGNNFLDGFDNGQESIWAAQFSINDGTIVSRVSFVTGLNSPHGTGLYGCCGFHLASHNMVNAFKTDASGLPLLDTFNNTNIYDVVDDNGETALAPGITLDPRIDHTVGIPGRPFKYRNTVNTTGDMIYNFAWARDPGVYGYFGNMKEQQSPDCSCYVKEGPFVGTSKNIDFIRYADVLLFKAEAMIQLGQVSAGVDIINQIRARAAASTQRQIDAGASNVYNVGMYPSGMSQPDAFKALMFERRLEFGMEGQRFFDLVRWGMAEQVLNGYLEVERTRKDFLSNAQFTAGRDEYYPIPQREIDFTGGLYLQNPGY, from the coding sequence ATGAAAAATATTAAAATAATAACAATAGGAATTTTAGTTACTTTTTTAGTAGCGGCATGTTCTGAAGATTTTTTAGAATACGAGCCTGAAGGTGTTTTGTCAAATGAAAATGTTGCCACAGCAGAAAACGCAGAAGCATTAGTGGTTGCTGCCTATGCAGGAATAGCAAATGATGATATGGTGGGCCCTTTAACGAGTATGTGGGTTTATGGTAGTGTACGTTCGGACGACGCCTATAAAGGCGGTGGTGGTCGTGGAGATGTTGATATTATTGATCGTTATGAACAATATAATCTAACTATTGCCGATGATCCTTCAGATTTTATGGGGCCACGAACTTGGACAAATTACTATAAAGCCATCTCTAGAGCAAATTTTGCTCTGGATGTCATTAATTCCATTCCAGATGCCGAATATCCTGATAAGGCTTTGAGACAAGCTGAATTGCGTTTTTTAAGAGCGCATTCCCATTTCATACTTAAGACATTGTTCAAAAAGATTCCTTATATAACAGAAGGTTTATCACAAGAAGAGATCTTACAAATTTCAAATGACGTCGATAATGATGACTTATGGAATACTATTGCTGAAGACTTTTTATTTGCTTACGATAACTTACCACAGGCTCAAGACCAAGTTGGCAGAGCCGATAGAAATGCTGCAGCAGCATATCTGGCTAAACTGAGACTATATCAAGCTTATGAACAATCTCCAACCCATCAAGTAACGAATATAAATGCTGCTAGATTGCAAGAAGTTATCGATTATGCAAATGAAGTGACCTCAAGTTTAGAGCCAGATTACGGAAATAATTTTTTAGATGGATTTGATAACGGTCAGGAGTCTATTTGGGCGGCACAGTTTTCAATCAATGACGGAACAATTGTTAGTAGAGTAAGTTTTGTTACTGGCCTAAACTCGCCGCATGGAACAGGATTATATGGTTGTTGTGGTTTCCATTTGGCAAGTCATAATATGGTAAATGCATTTAAAACGGATGCTTCAGGATTACCATTGTTAGATACTTTTAATAATACGAATATTTATGATGTTGTTGACGACAATGGTGAAACTGCTTTAGCTCCAGGTATTACTTTAGATCCAAGAATTGATCACACGGTTGGTATTCCTGGGCGTCCATTTAAATACCGTAACACTGTGAATACAACAGGCGATATGATCTATAACTTTGCTTGGGCGAGAGATCCTGGTGTATATGGTTATTTTGGCAATATGAAAGAACAACAGTCGCCAGATTGTTCTTGTTATGTAAAAGAAGGACCATTTGTTGGAACTTCTAAAAATATTGACTTTATACGTTATGCCGATGTGCTATTATTCAAAGCGGAAGCTATGATTCAATTAGGTCAGGTTAGTGCGGGCGTAGACATAATTAATCAAATAAGAGCTCGTGCAGCAGCAAGTACACAAAGGCAAATAGATGCAGGTGCTTCGAATGTTTACAATGTGGGTATGTACCCTTCGGGAATGTCTCAACCTGATGCATTTAAGGCGCTAATGTTTGAAAGAAGATTGGAGTTTGGTATGGAAGGGCAAAGGTTTTTTGATTTAGTGCGATGGGGAATGGCGGAACAAGTGCTTAATGGTTATTTGGAAGTTGAAAGAACGCGAAAGGACTTTCTTTCCAACGCACAATTTACAGCAGGACGTGATGAATATTATCCAATTCCACAACGTGAGATCGATTTTACCGGTGGATTGTATTTGCAAAATCCTGGCTATTAA